In Vespula pensylvanica isolate Volc-1 chromosome 7, ASM1446617v1, whole genome shotgun sequence, the genomic window GTATACTtccattttttacatttacttCTTGCactttatattctatataatttatttctttttctttaatttctttattcttatatatttctaaattttttattctatataatttattttattttagacttAAGTTTTGGTCCGACGGGCCTTGCTACGCGTAATATCAACACAATCGGACTTTCGATCGACTTTTTGACACTTATTGCATTAGTGTTACTTTATATTCCGACGAGTGAACATAGAAATTCTTACAGGATGTCTTTCCTTCAAAGTAATAGAGAAGAATTAAAGTAAGTATACTTTCAtatcacatttttctttaatattctatgcaatttattttattttagacttAAATTTCAGACTGACGATTCTTGGCTACGCGTAACGATAACATAATCGGACTTGTGACCGACTTTGACTATAGCTGTAGAATAATTTCaacaattatttgaaattaattattttaatttttttcgagacttttgtTTATGGGTCTTTGAGAGAGGCCttccttccttatttttcAATAGGAAAAAATCGAATTGCATTTTGATACTTTGGTTTTGCTCGAGTTGCGTCCGAGTCGTTAATTTTACTGATAATTATTGAGATATTGATAAGAACGTTCTTATCTATTATCCAGACGATTACTAAAACGTAAGTTCTGTCGTTCTACTGACgaagtaatatttttcgaatatagGATGACAcatatagtaattaaaaagtaataagacGTAGAGCGACGTAAATTTgcaattaatcgaaaattgtCAGATTAAAGTTGaataaactttatttattattattcatccttttttaattacttgctttccttcttttcaatttcataatCATTAGTTTTatgtaagataaaaattattaattaaaaaagttattaatcaATGTTTAACAAACgcgagaaaatatgaaatgatttttttttttttgttttgtttcgataTGAAGAATTTGGAAAATATagtattatgaaataattaatttttacataagaAAGCTGCATAGTAATAAGtaaaatgtgaaatattacgattttttACAAGATAATAATCTCGTGTTGGTGAAAATAAAGCATAATTACATACACTAATCGTTATGGCTTTCGTATTAATACGTTTCGCCGATCGTTGCTCCTTCAAACATTCTTTCCATCTTGTAattcgtctttttattttttataatatcatattaaatgtatgatttttttgttgttgaaatattattcacacctcataaattttctatgacgtttaaattcttttattacaattaactATTAATGTTTAACGATAATACACAGAGATTTGTAATTGAAGTGACGGCTTTAAATTCGCTCGATGTTgcaatttttgattaatttttatcgtaccGATGATAATACCGTAAAGTAAGACATAGCTGTTTGAACGAGCtttaatataagtaaataaaaaagaaaaagaataaaataaaaattagatttataaagaatcagtatataaatatcatactttatattatttggaaaaaaattattcttaccGAAACATAATTCTCTAATGTCATGGAATATAATCCACCAGCCATTAATTGGCATGGTGTCATACTACGTAATAGTATTAAACTAAGCGTTCTTTTGCATCTCGAGGAAAGTACGTACCAACATGAGTCGTAACTAAatatgtatagaaatatataatatatatatatttttttttgttatatataaaataatttatatttatataaattcttcgtATACAATTATCTTACCtatcttcaaatattttagCACTGTGATCTATTATTCTTTGACCCGGtaatgttaagaaaaaaagatgaaatgcTTCACCTAATGTTAAAAAACCAAATCTGAATACGTCTGACCAATTATGTATATTGATTATAGtctgaaaaaagataaatgaaaaatctttaataaaaaaaaaaaaatataattataattattatggttatgataaaaaaacacGTGAGAAAATTTACGTAATACTTACTTGAACTCCTGTAATGCTTATACCTACTACATTAAGTAGTAATAGTGTTATTAAAGATTCTGTGTAACATGTTTGGAGTAATTCAACGaatcttaaaaagaattataaaattctcATTGTCAGTTcatatacaattttcattCCCAATGCAATGATTATCTTAagataatatcataaaatatttatatgtaatagaataaaaactcggttaaattatattcattttttataaatatactcatttggtatattaaaaaaaaaaaaaaaagaggaaggaagtaaaaaataatatactaacTCAATGGCATGTTTATGCTTTTTGACACATAATGAAAGttcttgataatttttttcatcttgtaTTTCGTCGTAATTATCATCTTttggtttattaaaaaaatcgttgtcatatttttcttctttattctcgcATTTacctatattatttaatcgataactagaaaaaagaattattataaatatttatgatgatttaaaaaaattttacacacacacacacacacacacacacacacacaaagctTACCATACAATTGCAAATATACCACAAGCATGTTCTGAATATACCATATACATTGTATCAGTTGCAATTAATACTGCAACTACTAATACAGCAATTGcataatcataaaataaaatttcattaaaataatcttcCTCGTTTACAAAATATTCCGTACAAAAAAGAAGTTCCATTTTTCTTGACTCATTTAACGGAGATAAAATGTTAAGAACGATCGGTGATAGAGGTAAtgacaaatataataacgttGTGAAACTTATATAGACTgcgagtataataaaaaaaaaaaaaaaaaaaaaaaaaaagtaaatattaatttattataatgtatctTTATCAATTATAGTATTTATTGACTTTAACATACACGTATACCATATTGTAAATTTTCGACCACTTTCGGCATATTCTGAAAGAATTGCCATTTCTTTAACATCTTTCAAATTTCGCCAATCTTCTTCAATATGTTTTAGAAGCACTTGaaactgtaaaataaaaaataacgtgataatatacataatattttttcaaaataaattatgaaataaatattttatacacacacgcgcgcgtacacacacatacacatacagaatacatatatataatttaaatataaaatatattacgtgATTTATATGAAAACCGACAGTGAAAGCTTTTACCATGGAACTCTTTATCACCACTATGGGAGGGATGCATTCAATGAAAGCATCGATATCAGTTACTCCTAATTCAGTTACTTTTATCAtctgaaaaagagaaaaaatgatatcgtGAATAACTTGAATGAATttggaatatattataaaatatttttttttgttttttattttatttttttttttttacctccgGCAAGTACATagtaaagaagataaatattacTAAATAGAACAAGAATTTACTTTTGATAGAATTTTCTAGCGGCCACATACCAAAATAAGACATAAAACGTTTATTGATCACGTAATATCGTTGCTCAAAGAAGTCCATCGTGGAATGAACGATTTAGTTAGTTTGCTCGAAAACTATggatattaatatcgattccGAGGTTTCAACTTCGTATAAGTTGTTACTGTTATTTAGAGTGTCAAGCAAATAATGATCGACAATCTTCCTTCTTTACGTATAATAGATTTCCAATCGATATAGCTTTAACTATACGTAATTTTCTTCTGCGAAATTGATACTGCAAAATTCGTGCCAGtcagtataaaaattatagtcTGTAAATAATGCTAAATTGTGTTATCCCTGTGAGAAATAGCTCTCGGGCAATTTGTCAAATTAGATATGATAGTCGATCGATAGTCGTTCTTTAAACCACAGTTATATTTTGAACATTTATCTAttacatgaaaataaaaagaaaaaaaagcttgGACATCAATCACAGTCGTTTTATGACGTTATACAGCacgatattattacatattattttcatatttcgaCGTGGACATTTATGGTTGTATTTTTTATGGACAATAATTCATAGTTATGggaaaaatacattttctccACTATTTTCATATAACTCCTTCAAACATTTCTCGTTATCGTTGGTTTACTCGAACATATAATATCTCTAGTAAATCTATGGATTTAATATAGAATTCCTATATTTTTCACAACAGTCACATTCTGTATAGGTAatactttttcaatttatcttGTTTCGTTGCATTTGCGTATTATGCACATCGTGTACTATGTCTTGCATGTTGCgttccattttattattattatttcagcaataataaattcatatttttgtgAATAAATAG contains:
- the LOC122630482 gene encoding odorant receptor 63a-like; translation: MIKVTELGVTDIDAFIECIPPIVVIKSSMVKAFTVGFHINHFQVLLKHIEEDWRNLKDVKEMAILSEYAESGRKFTIWYTFYISFTTLLYLSLPLSPIVLNILSPLNESRKMELLFCTEYFVNEEDYFNEILFYDYAIAVLVVAVLIATDTMYMVYSEHACGIFAIVCYRLNNIGKCENKEEKYDNDFFNKPKDDNYDEIQDEKNYQELSLCVKKHKHAIEFVELLQTCYTESLITLLLLNVVGISITGVQTIINIHNWSDVFRFGFLTLGEAFHLFFLTLPGQRIIDHSAKIFEDSYDSCWYVLSSRCKRTLSLILLRSMTPCQLMAGGLYSMTLENYVSLVQTAMSYFTVLSSVR